The genomic stretch gaaaaaaatattatcaacatcaatatatttttttcatgttattatttttttttattatcctaaCGCAACATAAAACTAGTTCATTACTATAAGTCTATTCGTGGATGGCAACAGGCAAAGGATAATAGATTACGTGTGAATCTTGAACTCATTCTGTGGAGGGGTTCTCTTGTTTAAGATGAAGTTATCGAGACAAGAAAATGAAGGTTCCATGTTCCTTCCTATAAAACCATCGGTAGAGAGTGTTCTTGCGATCACAGAActctaaatcttttttttttatttatttatgtaggtgtccgggccagtttgcgtgcaccacaactaatctcaTAGCTCactaaacatcctgcaaacctagTGAACATGTTAGGCACCGCGAGagtgacaggcgtgcacaataaaatttgaacctagaatgcagaggaagggaacaagtcttttcaaccgctgggccaagacctcaagttcAACTCTAAATCATTTTTGGTTTGGCTAAAACTTGTCTGTTCGACCAACCACGTGCGGTAGGTCATGGAGATGGCTGTAGTTTCTAGCCACTTAGAACCTGTCCTTCCTTGTATGGAGGCATTTGAGCCAGCGTAGCGTCGCCATATGCTCCCGGAATTATACAGCTAACAACAGCAATGTCTTCTTTCAGGCAGCAAATTATAGTCCTTTCCTTTCACTTGATTGGATTTGAACCTTATGCTTCCTACTCTTCAATTATCTGAGCTGAGGCACAATAGGGCATATCACTAGGTTCTTACATACTGTTTCGCAACATTTCATCATCTCTGTCCCTACCCAGAAACAAGGCATTGATACGTGCATGGGCAAGAGCATGCTTTTGGTCAGCAACCGCAAAAATTAGACATCACCTAAGGCAGATATGTTTCCATCCCATGATTGTAAACATTACCAAAATGATCTCCTTGACAAATTGCTACCATCATCATCTGCCCAATGCATTTTGTGGTTTGATCATTGTAACGCTCCACTATCTGAAATTCACAAATCTGGCAACTGTTCGAACATGATCAGTTCCTGCAATGCTTAATGCCATCATAGCAACATGCCGCAAATAGACATTCATGTTCATCAGAATTGCTTATAGAGTTAATCGAATAATGCTTACAGAAATTATCTGACAATTCCAGTTTAACAGTAGGCTTATGTGACACCTAACAAAGGTTTGGACTTGAAAGGGCATTCTCTCTGGTTCGCTCCAAGTCATTCATTGACCTTAAATCTACAGTGGTTGCAAATGTTCAGAGTCCAAAGACGTTTCTTGATGGCGCATCCGACGCCTATTATGAGATCTTTTCTGGCTACGATTAAGTACTCTGGCAGGTTTGCTTGAGGCACCAGGTTGATGGATTTCCTCCACAGATGCCATGAAACCAAAAATACTTTCTAGAGGGTCTTCCATTACATCTGCACCAGGTTTCATCTAGAACACAAGGATAAGATTAGATGATGTGATAACTAAGAAACCATTACAATATTCTAGCAAGAATTTTAATATTGGACATGCATGCTCAAGTAGAATAGACAAATAGTTATTGAAGCATAACTACATCTCTCACCCCTTTTCTTAGTTTTTCCCTTGTTTTTCCTATACCAAAGTGAAAGAcaggagaaaaataaattcaaagcgATTGAAAAGGTCAGCAAAGAGCAACTTTATGAGCATGCTCcccaacacacacaaaaaaaaagaaaacaaagaaagaaaagaaaaaaacaaaacacaacaaaGCCTAGCCTAGCCTGTAACAGATGCAGTTGCTTGTCCATAAAAAATTTCAGTAGGTGCAGTTGTTGTCCTTCCATCACAAAAGTACCTGAGGAAAACTTTCTTACCTGTGGCAAGCAGCTAATGTATCCCAAGCTTGGTACCAAATCCCTACAAATTCACTTTTAAAGCCTAATATGCTCTAAAATCATACCTCTTCCAGCAGAAAAGCTTACTACAGTAAACAATGGATCAACTACAGAATGTATTGACTCGTTGAAGGAGTAGAAAATCTTGTCCGGTGCTGCTGACAATCCTGTCCAAACTGGGGAGAAGGTTACCTCCTTTTCCATGAGAGTGCATTTGTTAAGTCCCAGTCCAGGCCCAAAGCCCTGGCTGTTTCCTCATGACTCCATATTGAAAACTATGGTTCTGAGATTTTGCATAAATTCCAAGCCTTGCCTGGTGGATGCTTATAAATGCACTTAACCGCATAATTTTCTCCACAACATCTTGGCTCGTCTCATTTTCAAATATGCTGAGATACTGGGATTTTCACTTCTCTTCTCCCCTAAGACTGCCCTCCCTATCCTCACTCTACAGTTTCTGCTAGAGGATGTAGAAGCCAAAAAAACAGCCTAATTTTTGTTTGCCCAAGAAGACCATGCAACTATGAGTTAGTCTACCCATAGCAACAGAAACATAATGAGAAAGAAGCAGCATCTAAATGTTTCATCAGTTATCCAATGGATATGAATTATTCCTCATGATTCAGATTTTCTACCTCTAGATGCTTCTGCCTTCAGTGTTTTGATGGAATAGAAAATAAAGCTCCCTAACAAATTCCAAATAGGCAAGGGTTTGTTAAACCAGTTCATAAAATGAGtaagatttgttttatatatgattttttcttttgaaggcctcttcttttttccacaTTTATCTGCATTGCCTGCTAAATCGaatgtatgaaaaaaattgcatgtgaggaccaaaaatcaaaactatgAAAATCAATTGGTGACACTTCTAGCTGCAATATTAGGGATGTTTATCTGCAATTAAATACACTGTTTTGCATGTTCACTCCTGACTTTATTATGACTCCAAAAGCCAGTAAAGTAGTCATGCCTGTGTTCAAATAGGAATATTTGGTAATTGCACTTACAGGAACTTTCTTGGACTCCACATCAGCCCTTTTGACATCAGAGTCAACGTGGGAAACATTGTGAGAATCACTGTCATGCGTTCTTTGACCATAAGCAGCATCATCAACAAAGAAATTCCGATTTCGAAGCCTTATTATTGGCCTGTCTGAGTTTGAGTCAACAAAAACATTCTCTGAATAGAAATGCTTATTCAAACGATGCATTGACCAAGGATCATCTCGATATTTATTTGCCATTCTGTCATTAGGAATATTATTCATCACTAATCAATAGATAATGATTCCTCAAGCAATGGAGCACAGATGTTGGTGAAATGGAATGtaagggaaaaaatgaaaaatgaaaaggcaaagaaagaaATGCTTGAAAGAGAGGAAGATAACTATTAGATACATTAATTATACTAGAAAAGACAGTACTCAGCATTTAATAAGAGGTTCATCAAGGTCCAGAGAACTGCTATTTATGTCACAGATACTTTTCTTAGGATCGTTGGTGAAGATTCAGACAATTAGCTTGGAATGTTAGGAAAAAATAACCACATATACTTTTAAACTAGCTGGCCTAAAGCACCTCAGTAATTGTGTCAGTTCTAGTGGCCATCAAAGCTATAATTTCAGACAAACTAAGGTTAACTGAGTTATTTAACAATGTTGACTTGTCAGTTTTTAGAGAAGTTTGATTTCGTAACACCCAAACAAGCACAAATGATTTCAGCAAATAAGAGGTTTTCCTATTCACTTGATCTATCAATCTCAATCTTCTTGCAGAAAATTCAGGTTACAAATAAGTTCACCGGACACATAAATCAAAATACTCTGCAACTAATAAACAACACAGCTAATTAATTTGGCTTGACAACATGCCAGTTTCTTCAAACAAGAAAACATCAATATATTCGAATACATtgcagaaaacaagaaaacttCACTACAAACATGCAAGGTGAGGAGACCTACATATTTGCCAACTCCTTCTGCAACCGACTTCCATCCATAGCAAGAATATGATCAACACAGGTATCCAAAGACTGGT from Populus alba chromosome 8, ASM523922v2, whole genome shotgun sequence encodes the following:
- the LOC118056158 gene encoding uncharacterized protein isoform X3, yielding MGEALFDLEQLLKSQKEALTLEEANILQTCKSKAVRQFTGGVITGATVAWAATWKLSRFAQANISGGAAALFGFWRFNQSLDTCVDHILAMDGSRLQKELANIMANKYRDDPWSMHRLNKHFYSENVFVDSNSDRPIIRLRNRNFFVDDAAYGQRTHDSDSHNVSHVDSDVKRADVESKKVPMKPGADVMEDPLESIFGFMASVEEIHQPGASSKPARVLNRSQKRSHNRRRMRHQETSLDSEHLQPL
- the LOC118056158 gene encoding uncharacterized protein isoform X1: MGEALFDLEQLLKSQKVSYKILSFSSNPLLSSPIQMGSSLSLIFEALTLEEANILQTCKSKAVRQFTGGVITGATVAWAATWKLSRFAQANISGGAAALFGFWRFNQSLDTCVDHILAMDGSRLQKELANIMANKYRDDPWSMHRLNKHFYSENVFVDSNSDRPIIRLRNRNFFVDDAAYGQRTHDSDSHNVSHVDSDVKRADVESKKVPMKPGADVMEDPLESIFGFMASVEEIHQPGASSKPARVLNRSQKRSHNRRRMRHQETSLDSEHLQPL
- the LOC118056158 gene encoding uncharacterized protein isoform X2, with amino-acid sequence MGEALFDLEQLLKSQKVSYKILSFSSNPLLSSPIQMGSSLSLIFEALTLEEANILQTCKSKAVRQFTGGVITGATVAWAATWKLSRFAQANISGGAAALFGFWRFNQSLDTCVDHILAMDGSRLQKELANIMANKYRDDPWSMHRLNKHFYSENVFVDSNSDRPIIRLRNRNFFVDDAAYGQRTHDSDSHNVSHVDSDVKRADVESKKVPAVFLASTSSSRNCRVRIGRAVLGEKRSENPSISAYLKMRRAKMLWRKLCG